The following proteins are encoded in a genomic region of Glycine max cultivar Williams 82 chromosome 18, Glycine_max_v4.0, whole genome shotgun sequence:
- the LOC100814114 gene encoding embryo-specific protein ATS3A: protein MGMLMKSIGRQLICCCVLLHVLVARGESLEAPEFKKNCTYVITIETTCTWGAETSNLVSLRFGDTNSNAILVRHLNSKHLRKVDPLEPEVLDDMPRKPFQACMVDQFEVTAPCVNSPICYLFLKLIGNDDWRPGFAQIQVLEGSHLSSDYFYFRRFVPRHVWHGSDVCDSEVTPFGLKKKRNAYVNIP, encoded by the exons ATGGGGATGCTGATGAAGAGCATTGGAAGGCAATTAATCTGCTGTTGTGTGCTTTTGCATGTTCTTGTCGCTAGAGGTGAGAGTCTAGAGGCACCAGAGTTTAAG AAAAACTGCACCTACGTGATCACCATAGAAACCACATGCACATGGGGAGCTGAGACATCAAACCTAGTGAGCCTAAGGTTTGGGGACACAAATTCAAATGCCATATTGGTGAGGCACCTAAACTCCAAGCACCTAAGGAAAGTTGATCCATTGGAGCCAGAGGTTCTTGATGACATGCCAAGGAAACCATTCCAAGCATGCATGGTGGACCAATTTGAGGTCACAGCACCATGTGTTAACTCCCCCATTTGTTACTTGTTCCTCAAGCTAATTGGAAACGATGATTGGAGACCAGGTTTTGCACAAATTCAGGTTCTTGAAGGCTCACATCTTAGCTCTGATTACTTCTATTTTAGAAGATTTGTGCCTAGACATGTGTGGCATGGTTCGGATGTGTGTGATAGTGAGGTTACgccctttggactcaagaagaAGAGAAATGCCTATGTGAACATTCCATGA